GTCCCCACGTAAGCAACTACACCAAGTGAGAGAAAAGTAAAAGCCCCTAACAAAACAGCACAAAGAAGGAGGGAAAGCAAATGAAATAAGACGGCCAACTTCGAAATCCCCATTTCCTTATTAAAGGCTTTGTTGATCTTCCCACGAGCAAACGTCACAATAAGCTTGGTGACGCTTGCAATGCTCAGTCCACTGCAAAAGAGAAGCCAGGCCGTTGTGAGAAATTTGAGAACAGTTTCCTTCCGGAATGCTATATTGTTCCCATGCAGCTGAGCGGGATCCTGGATCGGTATGACGATGACTGTGAAGGTAATTGATCCCCCGAAAATGGATACCTTAATTATATGCAGAAGAAATTCTTCAAACCACTTTAAGGTTGGCGCAGTATCATCAGCATTACGAGTACCATCCACGAAGGCATCGCGAACAGTGTTTTGAATAGTCTCTTGGGCGTTGCTGATTCCAGCTTGGATGCCATCCTTGACGGCAGCTTGGAGAGTCCATTGAATAGTCTCTCGGGCACCGCTGATTCCAGCCTGGATGCCATCCTTGACGGCATCTTGGAGAGTCCCTTGAATATTGTCTCGGGCGCTGCTGATTCCAGCCTGGGTACCATCGTTGACGGCATTTTGGAGGGTCCCTTGAATATTGTCTCGGGCGCTGCTGATTCCAGCCTGGGTACCATCGTTGACGGCATTTTGGAGGGTCCCTTGAATATTGTCTCGGGCGCTGCTGATTCCAGCCTGGGTACCATCGTTGACGGCATTTTGGAGGGTCCCTTGAATATTGTCTCGGGCGCTGCTGATTCCAGCCTGGGTACCATCGTTGACGGCATCTCGAACAATTTGCGAAGTCATATTGTTGAGAGACGAATGTACTATTTTGACTTATTATAGTGAGGTATAATCTAGGGTAGTAAAGTTTGGACGCATACTTGACTACTTATATAAGTCTGTAATTTGATGTCTAAATTTCGCAAAAATGCAGGTGATAAGGCTCGAGGAAAGTTTAACTTTGAACGACATCCAGAGGGTTAGCGAGACGCTCAGGTGGCGGTCACCGCCGCAAAGCCAGAGAGCCACCAGTCCACGTACCTCGGCCTCAGCCACAACTCAGCCACGCAGCTGTGAAGCCTCGTGCCAGCACCTAGCGATATaagaatggatggatgggtgGGTGGGATGCTCCACCAAATGGCGAATGCTCCGCGTCAAGCAATTATTTAGATTGCACTTTAGATCAGGTTGAAGATAGATGTGGTTGACTTGATATGTTTTGTTAAGCAAGTGATTGATAATAGCGATCCTAGTGAGAATTGGGACTTGTTCGGATCTGATGGCCGTTATATACACTTATGAATTGATAGATAAATGCACCTAGAGTATTTTAATCATCGGAATCTCACTTATACCTCTAGCAACAATATGACAACTAGGCCCGGAGGCTCCATGATCCGACTACATAAGACCTGTGCGGCTGTGTCCTAACCTATCagagagcgaggaggacATTGAGAAGGGGCTTCAGTCATACTAGTTAGCCCAGATTCTCGATAGACGTGGCAGTTTCAACCAGGCCAGGCTCTTCCTGAAATAGCCTGTTGAGGCTCAACCTTTCTGCGGCTCGACCCTGCTGTTGACAGCCCGATGGCTTGGCAGCACACCCCTTCAATACTTGATAGGGCTGTAGCATCGATGTAGCTCGGTATTGAAAACCCTAAAAATAGGGACCGACGTTCTAGGTCTTAAGCCATGGCGCCTTCTCACAACGGGATTCAGACACATCCACGTCAGCCCCGAATAATTGCGTCACTATGAATTATTCTAGTTCGAACTGCAAGACAACAGGAATTTGGAGCGCTGAAAGCCTCATCAGTGAGGCCAATCTGATCGCCCAGTATCCACTATGCCGCTTAGTGTGACGTAGTCAATTCATCTATACTGTGATATTTCTCCGACTTGGCTGCTATCCTCGGGGGGCTCTTTTCCTGCTCTGGAGAGAACTTTTGCTCGTGCTCATGATCCTTTTGACGATTTCGCCCGCCTGGCCATCCGCGTCTTGGGCATTAACATCGACTTCACCTATGTCTAGAAGCAGCTTAACGATAGACTCATGTCCTCTCGCCGCGCCCCACAAGGTGTAACGCTGCGATCTACGTAAATTCTGGGGCAGTTTGTGTCTGTTTCGCATCTTTGGCTCCCCTGCGCAACGAAGTGAGTCGTTATGCTGAACGGATGTTTTCATGATTTCGGGGtcacttttttttttttttttttgatTGTATATGGTCCTAAGAAATATAACTCAATCAACACCGAGATGATCATTTGGTCTTCTAATTCGCTAGAACACTTTAGTATATAGGCTAGGCAACCGATACAAACCATTCGATCAACTCAGCTCAACAGGTGCCACACAGGNNNNNNNNNNNNNNNNNNNNNNNNNNNNNNNNNNNNNNNNNNNNNNNNNNNNNNNNNNNNNNNNNNNNNNNNNNNNNNNNNNNNNNNNNNNNNNNNNNNNATTTTACCATTCTACATCCCCAATTGCTTGGAGCCAACTCTCGCGCTCAACAATTCAGCGTCATTCGAGCATGGCCACTCGCCTAAGCCTGTAAGCATATGATTTGAAGAAGGGTATCGATTCTGGCGTTAGTGGCGCTCTACCGCAATGAAGGCCCGTAGGGGAGATCTTGCTAACGTGCACGGTTGGGGAAattgtcagacattacgtgtattcggtccattgaCCCAGATTGGTatattcatgttgtgttgtaTTCTaccccttagaggttttaccatttcggctgtaatcttaaagtatccctgcttgcacgtgaggccccagcacctgttcaacagaAATTGCGATCAGAATGAAGAATAAGTGGAGTgtcatgatgatcttgcccATATTTAGAAGAAGCTCGATGCGTGCACGGGCCAGATTCTGTGTAATTCGGCACATTACAACGAGCCCTTGTTACAGTAGAAACGCAGTGCGTTTCTATAGGGGAAATATAGGGCGAAAATGCTAGACGGTGATTGGTCAAAAACCAGAAACGCAATGCGTCTCTGGTGATAATTCTTGAGTAGGCTGTTTGATAGTGGATCTTAATTTGGATTATAGCTAATGCGGCTAATAAGTTTGTTCTGAAAAGAATAATGGACATATCAATGGAACGCTGCGTAGTGCTTCGTTCAGCTAGCCGAGACGATGGCTCGGAGTTCTTGCACCCTTGACTTAGATAGTTCAGACACTATCTGGTTATGTTGATGCTGGGAAGCGTTACTCCTGTCCCGTCCACAATTCGTGCATCACCGTAGTCGTGGGTCCATTTCTTGCGGAGGATGCATCTGCGTCCCGGCATTGTACATGTCTGCAGTGGTTCCACTGGGGTAATAAGCGGCAGTCTGGGTCGAGTCAAGGGAATCTACTATAGATTAGCAACGGCTCTACCAACTTAAAAGGCTTTCGTACGATTGCAATTGTTGCTTGGCGACTGCTGCGGGCTAAAGGTTGATGCTCCTGAGGTCTGAGTAAAGTATTCGTTTGGCTTGACTTCTTGTATTAATTTgcccttcctcttcttttggGGATATGACTTCAACTTGTCGCGCATATGTCGTTTTCGGACCTTGGGATCTGCGAGCTCTTGACAGACCAGAGCTACCCAGAGAAACGTGTCATTGGCATGAGAGACCAAGTGTTGTTCAACGACATCCCGTGTCTGGCGATcatatttcttttcttttgccaGTGCTTCAACCCTGTGCCGAATGAAAATGCGTACGGCGGCGGAGATTGAAGCCTGATTTAATTCGAGGTGAAGCCTGACTTTCTGCTTCGTATTATCCAGTTTCTCCTCGATGTCTGGCCAGTTGCGACTCGAGACAATCCATTTGACACGAGGAAATTCAGATGATATCTTGACAATCCAGTCGAGAAGTTGCTGACAACCTGTCAGGCATTCGTCGAGCGCGTCGATGATCAGCAAGGTGCTGTCTCGCAAGGTTTCTGCAAAGATGTCTTCAAAGATTTCAGACAAAGCCACCCATGCATTCACATCCTCAAAGAGTCTTTTACCGGCATTTTTGTACCTTTTCTTTACGTGCGAGATGAGGGACGGTTGctggtcaagaaggaggtaAATGAGACCGCGCAGCACGGCCGTTGCATTGTTAATGCGCGAGTCGGCGGCCTGGCAAAAGAAGTGAGCCAGAGGCTTCTTGCCTTGCTTCTCTAGCTCCTTGACAATGCCGCAGAGCAACATGGTTTTGCCCTTGCCAGGATCGCCCTTGATCCAGAGCAGCCGGCTGTCTCTGTCGTCTCGCCATCTCCGAAAGTCCTGATGATGCAGAATCCACTTGTACGAGTCCTTGATAAGCCCACCCTTTGTCTCCTCAATGCGTCTCTTGTCATGGCGGGGATCGGTTACTTGTAGGTCGATAAGGCACTGGTCAAGGTTTAGGTCGCTGTGGTTCGCGTAGTTGTTCGTCATGTAATTGTTTGTCGTGTAGTTATCTCCCACCTCGAGTCTGCCATTGCCAGAAATTGTCGCATTCCTCAGGGAATTGatagtcccctttcctcgTTCGTCATTCGTTGCCATTTCGAGCACATCGAGGGTTTGGCACCGAACACGAAAGTCCTCCGAGATCAGCTGTACCCAGTCAAATTGGATAATGTTGACCGCACTGCCATCCTCGACTAGGGAAGTGACTCATATTAGGAAGATTTTGGGCACTGGTACGTACAGATTAGCTGTCCTTTTTTTGACCCTGCCTCTGTAGATTGGAGCCAATCAATGCTCAAAACAGTCGTCTGCACAAGCCACTAAGCCGCCGCGGAGTTTAAGAAGCAGCTAGGTTATTTTTAGGGATTGACATCTGCGACCTGGGCGCTTTCCAGATAAGGGCATAGCGCCAGTGGTTCCAGGGTCGCGCAGCCGGCTTGGGGTTTGTCGCTCGCCCAGAAATGAAACCAACGGGCTTGCTGGCGGGAGAAGGTACGAATCACGAGATCAGGCTGTGGAATAGCAGGACTCCCTCGAGGCGAGGTGGTAGTATTTATCAATAAATGGCGTGCCTATGTGCAGGAACATAGTTCC
This genomic interval from Fusarium oxysporum f. sp. lycopersici 4287 chromosome 3, whole genome shotgun sequence contains the following:
- a CDS encoding hypothetical protein (At least one base has a quality score < 10) — its product is MTSQIVRDAVNDGTQAGISSARDNIQGTLQNAVNDGTQAGISSARDNIQGTLQNAVNDGTQAGISSARDNIQGTLQNAVNDGTQAGISSARDNIQGTLQDAVKDGIQAGISGARETIQWTLQAAVKDGIQAGISNAQETIQNTVRDAFVDGTRNADDTAPTLKWFEEFLLHIIKSSSYRSRIPLSCMGTI